Proteins encoded by one window of Halomonas chromatireducens:
- the glp gene encoding gephyrin-like molybdotransferase Glp → MAELQPIEAALAALLEDVAPLPTEVVSCSQAAGRVLSEPVLARLDVPPFDNSAMDGYALHHGDAGQTLPITQRVAAGSGVQPLSPASCARIFTGGELPPGADCVVMQERVEKKDGLAVIPADIPAGDNVRRRGRDVRAGAPLLDAGIHLDAAALGHLAGQGITEVAVRRRPRVALLSTGDEIVDPGQPLAPGQIYNSNRPMLRQLLERFGAEVVLVASVPDDPEGTRATLSRAAQGADVVVSTGGVSVGEEDHVRAALESIGRLDLWRLAIRPGKPLALGRLPGKGGRPVRFVGLPGNPVSCFVGAWLFLRPLMGALLGCPALAELPTLSARADFATSTGPRRHYMRVALEFSEQGIVASAFRDQNSGVLSSCVGADALAVIPEQSHIARGDALDCLWLRVG, encoded by the coding sequence ATGGCTGAGCTGCAACCCATCGAGGCAGCACTCGCCGCGCTACTCGAGGATGTCGCCCCACTACCGACGGAGGTCGTCAGCTGCAGCCAGGCCGCAGGACGGGTGCTGTCCGAACCGGTACTGGCCCGACTCGACGTGCCCCCCTTCGACAACAGCGCCATGGACGGCTATGCCCTGCATCACGGCGATGCGGGGCAGACACTGCCGATCACCCAGCGCGTCGCCGCGGGGAGTGGCGTCCAGCCGCTGTCGCCGGCAAGCTGCGCACGGATCTTCACTGGCGGCGAGCTCCCGCCAGGGGCCGATTGCGTGGTGATGCAGGAGCGCGTCGAGAAGAAGGATGGCCTGGCGGTCATCCCCGCGGATATCCCGGCAGGTGATAACGTGCGCCGCCGTGGCCGTGACGTACGGGCTGGGGCGCCGCTGCTGGATGCGGGCATACACCTTGATGCCGCCGCATTGGGTCATCTTGCCGGACAGGGCATCACCGAGGTGGCTGTGCGCCGTCGCCCCCGGGTCGCCCTGCTCTCCACCGGTGACGAGATCGTCGATCCGGGCCAGCCCCTGGCCCCGGGACAGATCTACAACTCCAACCGCCCCATGCTCAGGCAGCTGCTGGAACGTTTCGGCGCCGAGGTGGTGCTCGTCGCCTCGGTGCCCGACGACCCGGAAGGGACCCGCGCCACACTGAGCCGGGCCGCACAAGGGGCGGATGTGGTGGTCTCCACCGGTGGCGTCAGCGTGGGAGAAGAGGACCACGTCCGCGCCGCACTGGAATCCATCGGTCGGCTCGACCTCTGGCGCCTGGCCATACGGCCCGGCAAGCCACTCGCCCTGGGGCGGCTGCCCGGGAAAGGCGGCAGGCCAGTGCGCTTTGTCGGCCTGCCGGGCAACCCCGTGTCGTGCTTTGTCGGTGCCTGGTTGTTCCTTCGCCCCCTGATGGGCGCGCTGCTTGGCTGCCCGGCCCTCGCCGAGCTGCCGACGCTCTCCGCCCGTGCCGACTTCGCAACCAGCACCGGCCCTCGTCGTCACTATATGCGCGTGGCCCTCGAGTTCAGCGAGCAAGGGATCGTGGCAAGCGCGTTCCGAGACCAGAACTCCGGCGTGCTCTCTTCCTGCGTCGGCGCCGATGCACTGGCCGTGATACCCGAGCAGTCACACATCGCGCGCGGCGATGCCCTCGACTGCTTGTGGCTCAGGGTCGGTTGA
- a CDS encoding ACP phosphodiesterase, with the protein MNFLAHAWLARGGSDEFLYGNLIADGVKGSDLSAWSVEVASGIRHHRRVDAFVDGHPVIHSARSRAPQTLRRYTGIALDLMWDHFVARQLQLDVVESRLVLRCYHLLEQRPAPARLALMMPVLVEQDWLHRYVDFDFTCRAVRGIGQRLSGPNRLAELVPWLEADYAGLERDFQRLWPAVNDELEVTDTGKGSSFNRP; encoded by the coding sequence ATGAATTTTTTGGCTCATGCCTGGCTGGCCCGCGGCGGCAGCGACGAGTTTCTCTACGGCAACCTGATTGCCGACGGCGTCAAGGGCAGTGACCTCTCGGCCTGGTCCGTCGAGGTCGCCAGCGGTATCCGGCACCATCGCCGGGTCGATGCCTTTGTCGATGGCCATCCGGTGATCCATTCGGCACGGAGCCGGGCGCCGCAGACGCTCCGGCGTTATACCGGTATCGCCCTGGACCTGATGTGGGACCACTTCGTGGCTCGCCAGCTGCAACTCGACGTGGTGGAGTCCCGGCTGGTATTGCGCTGCTACCACCTGCTGGAGCAGCGTCCTGCCCCCGCCCGCCTGGCTCTCATGATGCCGGTACTGGTGGAGCAGGATTGGCTGCATCGCTACGTCGACTTCGATTTCACCTGCCGGGCGGTGCGCGGTATCGGTCAGCGGCTCTCCGGCCCCAACCGCCTGGCGGAACTGGTGCCTTGGCTGGAGGCGGATTATGCTGGCCTGGAGAGGGACTTTCAGCGCCTCTGGCCCGCTGTGAACGACGAACTCGAGGTAACCGATACCGGGAAGGGCTCATCGTTCAACCGACCCTGA
- a CDS encoding TusE/DsrC/DsvC family sulfur relay protein, with protein sequence MASTEIDRYLQVGAQRIALDPEGYLIALDDWTPAVASAMAAEEGRELTDEHWEIITVLRDFYARYEASPAMRPLVKAVAQSLGSEKGRSLHLMRLFPESPAKVAARLAGLPKPANCL encoded by the coding sequence ATGGCTTCTACGGAAATCGACCGCTATCTGCAGGTGGGAGCCCAGCGCATTGCCCTCGATCCGGAAGGCTACCTGATAGCGCTCGATGACTGGACACCGGCCGTGGCCAGCGCCATGGCGGCCGAGGAGGGGCGTGAGCTGACCGATGAGCACTGGGAGATCATTACGGTACTGCGCGACTTCTATGCCCGCTACGAGGCCTCACCGGCCATGCGGCCGCTGGTCAAGGCCGTGGCGCAGTCGCTGGGAAGCGAGAAGGGGCGTTCGCTTCACCTCATGCGCCTCTTCCCGGAAAGCCCTGCCAAGGTGGCGGCGCGGCTGGCAGGCCTGCCGAAGCCTGCGAATTGCCTCTGA
- the tusB gene encoding sulfurtransferase complex subunit TusB gives MILHILNRSPSSSLVYRDALAGMGPEDRLLLVEDGVHGALPSQVRHFEVIGGRLFALREDLVAHGLDGHCDASVQVVDVDGFVTLTEEADKTVSWF, from the coding sequence ATGATCCTGCACATTCTCAATCGCTCTCCCAGCTCGAGCCTGGTCTACCGTGATGCCCTTGCCGGCATGGGGCCGGAAGATCGCCTGTTGCTGGTCGAAGATGGCGTACATGGCGCGCTGCCGTCCCAGGTTCGTCATTTCGAGGTGATCGGCGGCCGGCTGTTCGCCCTACGTGAGGATCTGGTGGCCCACGGACTGGATGGCCACTGCGATGCCAGTGTCCAGGTAGTGGACGTCGACGGCTTCGTAACGCTTACCGAAGAAGCCGACAAGACAGTGAGCTGGTTCTGA
- the tusC gene encoding sulfurtransferase complex subunit TusC produces MQAETVLDGDVLVILRHPPHGSSWLREGLDAALVAAAFGQAVSLLFQGDGVLALLKGQGAGPLGQKGTSATLDMLAMYDIESLFLDATSLARLGLSTETLQLPASPLEPPSIAALIAGHRLVLTF; encoded by the coding sequence ATGCAGGCAGAGACCGTTCTGGACGGAGATGTGCTGGTGATATTGCGTCATCCGCCCCACGGCAGCAGCTGGTTGCGTGAAGGCCTCGATGCCGCCCTGGTAGCGGCGGCCTTCGGACAGGCCGTGAGCCTGCTGTTCCAGGGCGATGGGGTTCTGGCGCTGCTCAAGGGACAGGGGGCCGGACCTCTGGGGCAGAAGGGTACCTCTGCCACGCTGGATATGCTGGCAATGTACGATATCGAGTCGCTGTTCCTGGACGCGACGTCACTCGCCCGCCTGGGCTTGTCTACCGAGACGCTGCAGCTGCCGGCAAGCCCCCTTGAGCCGCCATCGATAGCGGCGCTGATTGCCGGGCACCGGCTGGTACTGACATTCTGA
- the tusD gene encoding sulfurtransferase complex subunit TusD produces the protein MRYALLVQGAPYSSQASHSALRFAAALLARGHHLACVFFYHDGVYNAARLAAPPQDEPHLLDAWRRLSEEHGTQLQVCIAAALRRGLLDEREASRHGKSGHSVEPPFELTGLGQLIDLGLGVDRLVTFAP, from the coding sequence ATGCGCTACGCGTTGCTCGTTCAGGGCGCACCCTACAGCAGCCAGGCCTCCCATTCCGCACTGCGCTTTGCCGCGGCCCTCCTGGCCAGGGGGCATCACCTGGCTTGCGTCTTCTTCTATCATGATGGTGTCTATAACGCCGCACGGCTGGCGGCGCCCCCTCAGGATGAGCCCCATCTGTTGGACGCCTGGAGAAGGCTGAGCGAGGAGCACGGTACCCAGCTTCAGGTCTGCATCGCTGCCGCCTTGCGCCGGGGTTTGCTCGATGAGCGTGAGGCCTCCCGCCACGGCAAGTCGGGCCATAGCGTTGAGCCCCCTTTCGAACTGACGGGGCTGGGCCAACTGATCGACCTGGGGCTAGGCGTCGATCGCCTGGTGACCTTTGCGCCCTGA